The proteins below come from a single Pedobacter aquae genomic window:
- a CDS encoding chloride channel protein, whose protein sequence is MKFWNQHKFIIRSIHQRLSRNQFLILSGVLVGLSAGTAAILLKSMVHYIHVLVNNQLEVFNYPYLNLFLPLTGILITVWVVRKFLKGKDGRGVANILLDIAQRSGVIPKFKMYSQVIASAITVGFGGSSGLEGPIAVTGAAIGSNYARTYRLTYRERILLLACGASAGIAAVFNAPITGLMFAVEVILVGVVFSDFIPLIISAVSGALISKIILNDDILFEFRSLKEFDHSNVPYYILLGVFSGLVAVYYSRVSRKIDYIFHHQLKWSPYNKAILGGLIIALLCFIFPPLFGEGYGAVKFLASNNPEGLLKGTFFNIPTENSWMIILFTGLIFLTKVLATSFTLASGGSGGNFAPSLFTGAFMGFFFASLFNKMGFNTLPVNNFTLVGMCGVLSGVMYAPLTGIFLIAEITGGYELMIPLMLVATSSYVIAKVFEPHSMDVKDLIEDKKIFTDNYDENILSLIKIHEILETEYDEISTESKLADLLWVLKNSDHQLIICKDKHQKFAGFIWFEKVKKVLLDTELQHKLTIEELVTKTSVKLKLEDNISEMVGYFDKTDLLYLPVFDDDTFVGVISKTKLLAAYRNKLRLTLS, encoded by the coding sequence ATGAAGTTTTGGAACCAGCATAAATTTATCATCAGGTCAATTCATCAACGCCTTAGTAGAAATCAGTTTTTGATTTTATCTGGCGTATTGGTTGGCTTATCTGCCGGTACCGCCGCTATTTTGCTCAAATCTATGGTACATTACATCCATGTACTGGTAAATAATCAGTTAGAAGTTTTTAACTATCCATATCTTAATCTTTTTTTACCCTTAACGGGGATATTAATTACCGTTTGGGTGGTTCGTAAATTTCTGAAAGGTAAAGATGGGAGAGGCGTAGCCAATATTCTATTAGATATAGCGCAAAGGTCTGGTGTTATTCCAAAGTTTAAAATGTACAGTCAGGTAATTGCAAGCGCTATAACTGTTGGTTTTGGTGGTTCATCGGGTTTAGAGGGACCTATAGCGGTTACAGGTGCTGCAATAGGTTCTAATTATGCCAGAACTTACAGATTAACCTACCGAGAGCGTATTTTATTATTGGCCTGTGGCGCATCCGCTGGTATAGCAGCGGTTTTTAATGCCCCCATAACAGGCTTAATGTTTGCTGTTGAGGTTATTTTGGTTGGTGTAGTTTTCTCTGATTTTATCCCCCTAATTATCTCTGCCGTTTCTGGTGCTTTAATCTCTAAAATCATTTTAAATGATGATATTCTTTTCGAGTTTAGGAGCTTAAAAGAGTTTGACCATAGTAATGTACCGTATTACATCCTTTTAGGTGTATTTAGCGGTTTGGTGGCTGTTTATTATTCTCGGGTATCTAGAAAAATAGATTATATTTTTCATCACCAACTAAAATGGAGTCCTTATAACAAAGCTATTTTAGGAGGATTAATTATTGCTTTATTATGCTTTATTTTTCCACCATTATTTGGCGAAGGCTACGGAGCTGTTAAATTCTTAGCCTCAAATAATCCAGAAGGCTTGTTAAAAGGTACATTTTTTAATATCCCAACAGAAAACAGCTGGATGATTATCCTTTTTACTGGTTTAATATTCCTAACCAAGGTTTTAGCAACCAGTTTCACCTTGGCAAGTGGTGGTAGTGGAGGTAATTTTGCACCTTCTTTATTTACTGGTGCTTTTATGGGCTTCTTTTTTGCTTCCTTGTTTAATAAAATGGGTTTCAATACTTTACCTGTCAATAATTTTACCTTGGTAGGGATGTGTGGTGTATTAAGTGGCGTTATGTATGCCCCTTTAACAGGGATATTTCTAATAGCCGAAATCACAGGCGGTTATGAGTTAATGATTCCTTTGATGTTGGTAGCTACATCTTCTTACGTTATTGCTAAGGTTTTTGAACCTCATTCTATGGATGTTAAAGATTTGATTGAGGATAAGAAAATATTTACCGACAATTATGATGAGAATATCTTAAGCTTAATAAAAATTCATGAGATATTAGAAACAGAGTATGATGAAATTTCGACAGAAAGTAAACTGGCAGATTTATTATGGGTACTTAAAAATTCTGACCATCAATTGATTATTTGTAAAGATAAACATCAGAAATTTGCAGGCTTTATTTGGTTTGAAAAAGTTAAAAAGGTTTTATTAGATACCGAGTTACAGCATAAACTTACCATTGAAGAACTTGTGACTAAAACATCAGTAAAACTAAAATTAGAAGATAATATATCAGAAATGGTTGGTTACTTTGATAAAACAGATTTATTGTATTTACCAGTTTTTGATGATGATACTTTTGTAGGTGTCATTTCTAAAACCAAATTACTTGCTGCATACAGAAACAAATTAAGATTAACATTAAGCTGA